The region TATAAGAATGTATAGGTTTCACATGGTAACTTGTCCTCCGGTTTCGCTCTGAAGCAGAGCACCCGCTTGGATTGACAGGGGGTGGAACGTTGTGTACATTAGTGAATAAATATTAAATTTATCATTTATAAGAAATGTATTGGCGGCAAGCCATGAAGACATAAGGGGGAGACTGACCGTGGAAGCTCTGGCGCTTGAGCGCAAGCAGGAACAGAATCGTGAACTTCGTGTGCGCCTCGAACAGCTTAAGAAGGAACGGAATGCTATTATTCTGGCTCATTATTATCAGCGTGATGAAATTCAGGAAGTTGCCGATTTCCGGGGAGACTCTTTTTTGCTGGCCCAGAAGGCAGCGGAGACAGAGGCAGATGTAATCGTATTCTGCGGCGTTCATTTCATGGGGGAAAGTGCCAAGATTCTGGCGCCGAACAAGACGGTCCTGATTCCTGACGAACGTGCGGGTTGCCCGATGGCTGACATGGTCAATGTGGATGGGCTGCGGAAACTGAAGGCGCAGCATCCGGGTGCGAAGGTAGTAACCTATATCAATTCCTCGGCAGAGATTAAGGCGGAGACAGATATTTGCTGCACCTCAGCGAATGCGGTGAAGGTGATCGAATCGCTCGATGCTGAAGAAATTATCTGGGTGCCCGACAAGAATCTGGGTCAATATGTGCAGGATCAGACCGGCAAGAAGCTGATTATCTGGGAGGGCTATTGCAATACTCATGACATGCTTACTGTCAAAGATGTGATGGAGATGAGAGCCAAATACCCGGAAGCTGAATTTGTTGTACATCCCGAATGCCGCCCGGAAGTCGTGGCAATGGGGGATTATGTAGGCAGCACTACCTCAATTCTGGAATATTGCCGGAAATCGGACCGCCGGCAGTTTATTGTGGGTACTGAGGATGGAACCGGGTATCAGCTGCGGCTGGACAGCCCGGATAAGGAGTTTCATTTTGCCACCAAATTCCTGGTGTGTCCTAATATGAAGGTTAACAATCTGAAGAAGCTGGTCAAATGCCTGGAGACAATGAAGCCGCAGATCTATGTACCGCCTGCAGTCGCCGACAAAGCCAGAACATCCCTAGAGCGCATGCTACAAGTCCGGTAGCATGCGCTACTCTTTCGTTGAAACAGGTGAAAAGTGGTCATGATTCCACAATATTTGGTTGATTTTGATCTTCAGGGACTTCCTGTAGTTAAGACAGACTGCCTGGTCATTGGTTCCGGTATTGCCGGGTTATTCACAGCAATTAAGGCCAGCGAAGACCGGAAGGTTATTATGATTACGAAGAAGACCGTAATGGAGAGTAACACACGGTATGCTCAGGGGGGAATTGCTGCCGTGATTTCGGAGGATGATTCGCCGGCGTATCACCGTCAGGATACCCTCATGGCCGGTGCAGGATTGAACTCCTCTGCGGCTGTGGATGTGCTGGTCAATGAAGGACCGGAGGGCGTCCGCGAGCTGATCCGGCTTGGCACTATTTTCGATAAAGAGAATGGAGTACTGGCCTTAACCCAGGAGGGGGCACATAGCCACCGCCGTATTTTACATGCAAATGGGGATGCTACAGGATATGAGATTGTCCGCGCACTCGCTGAACAGGCTGCGGGGCATGAGAATATTGAGACCTGGGATGACCATTATGTCATTGACCTGATTACGGAGGGCGGAGAGTGTCTGGGAGCGCTTGTACAGCGGCCTGACGGCGGACGGTTGTTCCTGCAGGCAGATGCAACAATCCTATGCTCCGGCGGAGCAGGACAGCTATACCGTTACACGACCAATCCTGAGGTGGCCACCGGAGATGGAGTAGCTATTGCCTACCGTGCCGGTGCCCATATCCGGGATATGGAGTTCATCCAGTTTCATCCGACAGCACTCAGCTATCCTGGCGCTCCGCGCTTTCTGATCTCTGAGGCTGTGCGGGGAGAAGGGGCGGTCCTGCGGAACATTAACGGTGAGCGGTTCATGGAACGTTATCATGAGCTGCAGGAGCTGGCCCCGCGGGATATTGTTGCCCGAGCCATTGTAAGCGAGATGGAATTGACCAAATCAACCTTTGTCTATCTGGATATTACGCATGAACCGGCGGATATGGTTAAACACCGCTTCCCGACCATTTATGCGACCTGCATGAGCTACGGGCTGGATATTACAAGTGACTGGATTCCGGTGGCTCCTGCTGCGCATTATATGATGGGGGGCGTGAAGACCGACCTGAGTGGAGAGAGCACAGTTGCCCGCCTGTTTGCCTGTGGTGAGGTATCATCTACTGGTGTGCAGGGAGCTAACCGGCTGGCCAGCAACTCCTTGTCGGAAGCCGTTGTGTTCGGCCGCCGGATTATTGAACGCATCCGCCAGCTTCCGCCGCTTGACCGGGATAACCTGCCCTCAGCCTATCATCAGGCAAGGGTGGAAGCTCCTGCACAGGCGATTGTAGAACGGCGGCTCAAGCTGCAAAAGGCTATGGTGCGGTATGCCGGACTGCGGCGGAACCAGGAAATGCTGAATAAAGGCCTGGATGAGATAAAGCGCCAGCTGCCGATTTTTAAGACCAGACTGACAACACGGGAAGAATACGAGTTCGCCAATATGCTTACATGCTGTCTGCTGATCACCGAATCGGCCCTGGCAAGGGAGGAGAGCCGCGGTGCACATTATCGTGAGGATTATCCGCTGCGCAGTGACGCACAATGGCAGAAGCATCTGCTCCAGATTCGCGAACTTGGAATAGTGGAGGAATTAAGTGATGATGTTTAACGGATACAATGAAGACCTGCTTAAGGCTATTAAGGGCTGGCTGCAGGAAGATGTCGGCTCTGGGGATATTACTACCCGTACAACCATACCCGCAGGGCATGAGTCCAAGGGAATTATCCATGCTAAGGAGGACGGGATTATTTGTGGAATCCCCGTGGCCGAGCTGGTGTTCGAGGTCGTTGATCCTGGTCTCGTATTCACGGCAATGGTCCAGGAAGGACAAGCTGTCTCCAAGGGCACTGTGATTGCCGAGGTAGAAGGCAGTACCCATGCCATCCTGACTGGTGAACGGCTTGCCCTCAACTTGATGCAGCGGTTATCCGGTGTGGCTTCGCGCACGGCTTCTTTTGTTGAGAAGCTTCAAGGGCTGCCGACCCGCCTGGTGGATACCCGCAAGACCACGCCGGGCCACCGGATGCTGGAGAAATATGCAGTCCGCATAGGCGGCGGAGCCAACCACCGTTACGGTCTGTATGATGCTGTAATGATTAAGGATAATCATATCAAGGGGGCCGGCGGCATCCGTCAGGCAGTAGGGCGTGCACGTGCTAATATCCCGCACACCATGACCATTGAAGTAGAGACGGAGAGTCTGGAGCAGGTGGAGGAAGCGCTCGCGGCCGGAGCGGATATTATTATGCTCGATAACATGTCTCCTGAGCAGATGGCTGAAGCCGTGAGAAGAATTCGGACCAAGGCGAAGCATGTCACCATTGAGGCATCGGGCAATGTATCTCTGGAGACGGTCCGGGGCATTGCTGAATCGGGAGTGGATGTGATTTCGGTAGGACGTCTAACATATTCCTTCGCCAGTCTCGATATCAGCCTGGATCTGAACGCCAAGAAGGAGGGAACCCTCTGATGATACTTGTCGTTGATATCGGTAATACGAACATCGTGCTGGGCGTCTACCGGGGCAGTGAGCTGCTGCACCATTTCCGGCTGAGCACTGCCCGCGGGTCCACTGTCGATGAATACGGTGTGATGATTCATAATCTGTTCAGCATGTCGAATCTGTCGTTCAGGGATGTCGAGGGGGTTATCATCTCTTCGGTTGTTCCGCCGCTCGTACAGGTCATCGTGGAGATGTGTGTCAAATTTATCGGCAAGGACCCGCTGCTGGTGGGACCCGGTATCAAAACCGGGCTTAATCTGCGTTATGAGAACCCGCGCGAAGTGGGAGCGGACCGGATTGTGAACGCCGTTGCGGCGATTGAGCAGTATAAATGTCCGCTTGTCGTCGTTGATTTCGGCACGGCAACCACCTTCGACTGCATTGATGCCGGGGCCAATTATCTGGGCGGTGCTATCGTGCCGGGTCTGGGCATTTCCACGGAGGCCCTGTATCTGCGGGCATCCAAGCTGCCCCGGATCGAGCTGGAAAAGCCGAAGAAGGTAATCGGGCGCAATACCGTACATGCGATGCAGGCAGGGATCATTTTTGGCTATGCCGGTCAGGTTGAGGGTATCGTCAGACGCATCAAGCAGGAGATGAACGCCCCCGTTCTCAAGGTTATTGCTACCGGAGGGCTGGCCTCATTGATTGCCAGTGAGACAGAATGTATCGACGAGGTTAATCCGATGCTGACGCTTGAAGGATTACGCATTATTTACAACCGTAACAAATAATCTTAAAGATGAACCTATACAGAACAGATAGATAGGAGGAGTATGCACCCAATGGATAATAAGAAGGACCGGCTGGTCCGGGGGACGGCGATGAACGGAAGAGTCAGAGCGTTCGCTGTCCGTACCACAGAGCTTGTCGATGAATTGCGGCGCAGACATGATACGTATCCGACGGCTACGGCAGCGCTTGGACGTACGGTTACGGCCGCAGCTATCATGGGGGCCATGCTCAAGGGGCAGGAGAAACTCGCGATAATGGTCAAAGGAAACGGTCCACTCGGGCAGATTACGGCTGAATCCAATGCCCTGGGAGAAGTTCGCGGCTATGTGCACAATCCGCATGTTCATCTGCCAAGCAACAGTATGGGCAAGCTGGATGTCGCAGGGGCGGTAGGAACAGAAGGCTTCATTGATGTCAGCAAGGATCTGGGGATGAAGGAGCCGTACCGCGGCAGTGTGCCTATCGTTTCAGGAGAGCTGGGTGAGGATTTCACTTATTATTTTGCCCTCTCGGAGCAAACGCCTGCTGCTGTTGGACTTGGAGTATTGGTGGAGACCGATAATTCGGTCAGAGTTGCCGGAGGCTTTATTATTCAGCTGCTGCCCGGCCTGACCGATGAGCAAATTACCGAGGTTGAGCAAGCGGTTGGAGCCATGCCTTCGGTTACGTCCGTGCTGGATCAGGGGCTTGAGCCTGAGGAAATGCTGCGGCTGCTGCTGCCGGATGCTGTGATCCTGGATGAGCTGGAGGTCCGTTTTGTGTGTCAGTGTTCACGGGAACGGATTGAGCAGACTCTGGTCAGTCTGGGTGAGCACGAGCTGGAACGGCTGATTGAAGAAGATGATACGGCAGAGGTCGTCTGCCATTATTGTAATGAGAGCTATGTATTTAACAAGGATGAACTGCAGGTAATCCTCGATCAAGCGAAGTCTTAGGGCTATGAGATGGTGACAAGACAGGAGCGCGCGCTGCGCAATGCCGTTATATTACTTGCCGTGGCAACGCTGGTACTGGGAGGATTATTATTCTGGAGCCTGCGTGCCATGGCACTGCTGAAGGCAGAGACGGCTGAAGGAGAAGCCTCGGATGTCGCTGCTGCCGGAGGCCAGCCGGTCACGGAACAGGAATGGATAGAGGAGCTTCAGAAGAAGCACGGGGAAGAAGTGCTTCTGAACATGCTCAATCATATTGTGGTGGGTAAGGAAGCCGCAGCGCTGGGAATTACGGTCACGGATGAAGAGATTGAGCAGGAACTGCTGCGCGGTATCTCCGGTTATAGCTCAGAAGAGCAGTATTATCAGCAGATGGAGTCTGAGCTTGGACTATCCCGCCAGGAGCTGCGTGAGGAGACGGCATACCGGTTGACACTCCAGGCAATAGCTACGGGCGGGATTACGGTCAGTGAAGCGGAAATTGATGATTATCTGAAGCAAAATAGCGAGAGATTCATGCCCCGCAAGCAAATGCAGCTCTCTATCATCCAGACCTCCACCTATAACGAGGCCGGTACAGTGATGGACCGCCTGGAGCAGGGGGAGGATTTTGCAGAGCTGGCCCGGGAGGTCTCGATCGACAAGGAAAGCCGCCAGCACGGCGGCAGTATCGGAACGGTCGAGGAGAAGGACCCGTTCTGGCCTGAGGAGCTGCTGGAGACAGCAGCCGGGCTTGAGAAGGGGGATATCGCAGGACCGCTGCAGATTGACGGCGGGTATGCGGTGATCCGTCTGGAGAAGCTGATCGATCCTGTGAAGCCGGACCAGGAGGAGCTGCGCCGGATGATCGGCCAGCAGCTGAGACTGGAGCAGGCAGCGCCCTTGCAGCAGGTGGAGCGTGAATTACGGGCCAAATACGATACAGCAATATATATTGACAACAGCCTGCAAGATTGATAATATGAAATTAAATATAAAACCTACTGATTTAGTCGGGAATATTAAGCGGTACAATTTCAACTGTTAGTTACCCAGGCATTGCGAACCGGGAGCTACGGTAATATATGCTGATAGCATCTGTCATAAGTTCCGCACCCTAATTCATTTATCATTCCAAGGAGGTTTTTACTCATGGCTAAAGTCGTCAACAGTGTAACAGATTTAATCGGTGGCACACCGCTCGTCCGCCTGAACCGGATTGTTCCGGAAGGTTCGGCAGAGATTTTCCTGAAGCTGGAATACCAGAATCCAGGCTCCAGTGTGAAAGACCGTATTGCCATCAGCATTGTAGAAGAGGCTGAGAAAGAGGGCCTGCTGAAGCCAGGTGGTACGATTGTAGAAGCGACCAGCGGAAATACAGGGATCGGCCTGGCGCTTGTGGCAGCTGCCAAAGGCTACAAGGCCATTATTGTTATGCCGGAAACGATGAGCCTTGAGCGCCGCAACCTGCTGCGCGCCTACGGCGCTGAGCTGGTATTGACTCCGGGATCGGAAGGAATGAACGGTGCGGTTAAGAAGGCTGAGCAGATTCTGAGCGAGAATCCGGACTATTTCCTTGCAGAGCAGTTCAAGAACAAGGCTAACGTGAAGATCCACCGCGAGACCACTGGACCTGAGATCGTTGAAGCGATTGAATCCGTAGGCGGCCCGCTGGATGCATTCATTGCCGGTGTTGGCACAGGCGGAACGATCAGCGGTGCCGGTGAAGTGCTGAAGAATCAATATCCGGGTGTGAAGATCTATGCGGTAGAACCTGCTGCTTCACCGATTCTGGCTGGAGGCAAACCGGGCCCGCACAAGATTCAGGGGATCGGCGCTAACTTCGTGCCAGAAATTCTGAACCAGGATATCTATGATGAGATTATTCATGTTGAGAATGATGAAGCGTTCGAAACTGCCCGCCGCGTAGCCAAGGAAGAAGGCGTGCTGTCCGGTATTTCCTCCGGTGCGGCTGTATTTGCTGCACTGAAGGTAGCGAAGGAACTGGGCGCAGGCAAGAAGATTGTTGTCATCATCCCAAGCAACGGCGAACGTTACCTGAGCACTCCGCTCTATAACTTTGAAGTATAATTGCTGAGAATTCCGCTCGTTAGAAGAGCCTGCCCTATCCGCTTCCACAGGGATACCGCAGGTTCTTTTTGTGAAATATAAGAATTTATATGTTGCACACGAATAATTATCCTTCTATTTCTCGCTGAAACGGTACCGTCCTTTTAAAGGACGGTAAAGCCGTTTCCACTTGAAAATATAAGAATGTATATATTTCATGCGGCGTTTGGGCTTTTCAAAGTAACCCTATGTACAGTATACTGACAGGCAATAAACTATCGATGAGGCGGGAGAATGGTTGTGGAGATCTTAACGGCTTGGCAGGACTGGGAGCAGTGGGCAGAGGCAGATGAAGCCTGGAGCACCTTGCCCCTGATCCTGAGGAAACGGCAGGACAATCAGGGCTTGCCCCGCAGCTGGAAGCAGGCCTGGGAACAGGCTTCCCCCTATTCGGTTGTCCTGGAGAGCGGCAAGGGCGGGCGCTACACCTATCTGGGTCTGAGCCCTGTCTCCATCATTGAAGGCCGGGGAGCTGTTGCACAGAGCTATACTCCCGGAGCCAAGGCTTCAGGGCAAATAGAATCTGCCGTAACGAAAGGCCAACCGCTGCAAGTGCTGCAGGAATGGATGAGGGAATATACGTCTCCCCGCCTGCCGGTTGACGGTCTGCCGCCATTCACCGGAGGCTGTATCGGATTTCTTGGCTATGATGTGGCCCGTTCCCTGGAGAAGCTGCCGTCGCTTGCCAGGAACAACCCTGAATTTCCGGATTATCTGTTCATGAGACTGGAAGAAGTGTGGATCTACGATGAGCAGGAGCAGCAGCTCTATTGTGCAGTTCATGTTCCTG is a window of Paenibacillus sp. FSL H3-0469 DNA encoding:
- the nadA gene encoding quinolinate synthase NadA; amino-acid sequence: MEALALERKQEQNRELRVRLEQLKKERNAIILAHYYQRDEIQEVADFRGDSFLLAQKAAETEADVIVFCGVHFMGESAKILAPNKTVLIPDERAGCPMADMVNVDGLRKLKAQHPGAKVVTYINSSAEIKAETDICCTSANAVKVIESLDAEEIIWVPDKNLGQYVQDQTGKKLIIWEGYCNTHDMLTVKDVMEMRAKYPEAEFVVHPECRPEVVAMGDYVGSTTSILEYCRKSDRRQFIVGTEDGTGYQLRLDSPDKEFHFATKFLVCPNMKVNNLKKLVKCLETMKPQIYVPPAVADKARTSLERMLQVR
- the nadB gene encoding L-aspartate oxidase; amino-acid sequence: MIPQYLVDFDLQGLPVVKTDCLVIGSGIAGLFTAIKASEDRKVIMITKKTVMESNTRYAQGGIAAVISEDDSPAYHRQDTLMAGAGLNSSAAVDVLVNEGPEGVRELIRLGTIFDKENGVLALTQEGAHSHRRILHANGDATGYEIVRALAEQAAGHENIETWDDHYVIDLITEGGECLGALVQRPDGGRLFLQADATILCSGGAGQLYRYTTNPEVATGDGVAIAYRAGAHIRDMEFIQFHPTALSYPGAPRFLISEAVRGEGAVLRNINGERFMERYHELQELAPRDIVARAIVSEMELTKSTFVYLDITHEPADMVKHRFPTIYATCMSYGLDITSDWIPVAPAAHYMMGGVKTDLSGESTVARLFACGEVSSTGVQGANRLASNSLSEAVVFGRRIIERIRQLPPLDRDNLPSAYHQARVEAPAQAIVERRLKLQKAMVRYAGLRRNQEMLNKGLDEIKRQLPIFKTRLTTREEYEFANMLTCCLLITESALAREESRGAHYREDYPLRSDAQWQKHLLQIRELGIVEELSDDV
- the hslO gene encoding Hsp33 family molecular chaperone HslO, with protein sequence MDNKKDRLVRGTAMNGRVRAFAVRTTELVDELRRRHDTYPTATAALGRTVTAAAIMGAMLKGQEKLAIMVKGNGPLGQITAESNALGEVRGYVHNPHVHLPSNSMGKLDVAGAVGTEGFIDVSKDLGMKEPYRGSVPIVSGELGEDFTYYFALSEQTPAAVGLGVLVETDNSVRVAGGFIIQLLPGLTDEQITEVEQAVGAMPSVTSVLDQGLEPEEMLRLLLPDAVILDELEVRFVCQCSRERIEQTLVSLGEHELERLIEEDDTAEVVCHYCNESYVFNKDELQVILDQAKS
- a CDS encoding peptidylprolyl isomerase, whose product is MVTRQERALRNAVILLAVATLVLGGLLFWSLRAMALLKAETAEGEASDVAAAGGQPVTEQEWIEELQKKHGEEVLLNMLNHIVVGKEAAALGITVTDEEIEQELLRGISGYSSEEQYYQQMESELGLSRQELREETAYRLTLQAIATGGITVSEAEIDDYLKQNSERFMPRKQMQLSIIQTSTYNEAGTVMDRLEQGEDFAELAREVSIDKESRQHGGSIGTVEEKDPFWPEELLETAAGLEKGDIAGPLQIDGGYAVIRLEKLIDPVKPDQEELRRMIGQQLRLEQAAPLQQVERELRAKYDTAIYIDNSLQD
- the nadC gene encoding carboxylating nicotinate-nucleotide diphosphorylase; translation: MMFNGYNEDLLKAIKGWLQEDVGSGDITTRTTIPAGHESKGIIHAKEDGIICGIPVAELVFEVVDPGLVFTAMVQEGQAVSKGTVIAEVEGSTHAILTGERLALNLMQRLSGVASRTASFVEKLQGLPTRLVDTRKTTPGHRMLEKYAVRIGGGANHRYGLYDAVMIKDNHIKGAGGIRQAVGRARANIPHTMTIEVETESLEQVEEALAAGADIIMLDNMSPEQMAEAVRRIRTKAKHVTIEASGNVSLETVRGIAESGVDVISVGRLTYSFASLDISLDLNAKKEGTL
- a CDS encoding type III pantothenate kinase, translating into MILVVDIGNTNIVLGVYRGSELLHHFRLSTARGSTVDEYGVMIHNLFSMSNLSFRDVEGVIISSVVPPLVQVIVEMCVKFIGKDPLLVGPGIKTGLNLRYENPREVGADRIVNAVAAIEQYKCPLVVVDFGTATTFDCIDAGANYLGGAIVPGLGISTEALYLRASKLPRIELEKPKKVIGRNTVHAMQAGIIFGYAGQVEGIVRRIKQEMNAPVLKVIATGGLASLIASETECIDEVNPMLTLEGLRIIYNRNK
- the cysK gene encoding cysteine synthase A, producing the protein MAKVVNSVTDLIGGTPLVRLNRIVPEGSAEIFLKLEYQNPGSSVKDRIAISIVEEAEKEGLLKPGGTIVEATSGNTGIGLALVAAAKGYKAIIVMPETMSLERRNLLRAYGAELVLTPGSEGMNGAVKKAEQILSENPDYFLAEQFKNKANVKIHRETTGPEIVEAIESVGGPLDAFIAGVGTGGTISGAGEVLKNQYPGVKIYAVEPAASPILAGGKPGPHKIQGIGANFVPEILNQDIYDEIIHVENDEAFETARRVAKEEGVLSGISSGAAVFAALKVAKELGAGKKIVVIIPSNGERYLSTPLYNFEV